The Pseudomonas eucalypticola genome has a window encoding:
- a CDS encoding YgaP family membrane protein codes for MSDNQHLEVFDTIARRASSTDHNVQGWERAGSVATGIVMVGKGLRRGGLFGLVQIAIGGVALARGLTGHSATKALIAQSRQELDGVRAKIERAGEELSKLQDTAVQATKTATVTGNDELASPKA; via the coding sequence ATGAGCGACAACCAGCACCTGGAAGTGTTCGACACCATCGCCCGGCGGGCCTCGTCCACCGATCACAACGTGCAAGGCTGGGAACGTGCCGGCTCGGTGGCCACCGGTATCGTCATGGTCGGCAAGGGATTGCGCCGCGGCGGCCTGTTCGGCCTGGTGCAGATCGCCATCGGCGGCGTCGCCCTGGCCCGCGGCCTGACCGGCCACAGCGCGACCAAGGCGCTGATCGCGCAAAGCCGCCAGGAGTTGGACGGCGTGCGTGCCAAGATCGAGCGGGCAGGTGAAGAGCTGAGCAAGTTGCAGGACACCGCGGTACAAGCCACCAAGACCGCTACCGTGACCGGCAACGACGAGCTGGCTTCGCCCAAGGCTTGA
- a CDS encoding nitroreductase family protein: MSVNPRIAELGIHEQFINRWSPRAFSDENISEETLLSFLEAARWAPSAYNSQPWRFLFARRGTPNWERYLGLLNEFNRSWAQHASALVIILSKTTFTAPGATEETPALWHTFDTGAAWGHLALQASLSGWHTHGMAGFDKALARKELKVPEGYELHAAIAIGKLGDKASLAEHLQARELPSPRRPLSELAAEGDFTL; encoded by the coding sequence ATGAGTGTTAACCCGCGTATCGCCGAGCTCGGCATCCACGAGCAGTTCATCAACCGCTGGTCGCCACGCGCCTTCAGTGACGAAAACATCTCGGAAGAAACCCTGCTCAGCTTCCTTGAGGCGGCACGCTGGGCGCCTTCGGCGTACAACTCGCAGCCATGGCGCTTTCTGTTCGCCCGCCGCGGCACGCCGAACTGGGAGCGTTACCTGGGCCTGCTGAACGAGTTCAACCGCAGCTGGGCGCAGCACGCGTCGGCACTGGTGATCATCCTGTCCAAGACCACCTTCACCGCACCGGGGGCCACGGAAGAAACGCCCGCCCTGTGGCACACCTTCGACACCGGTGCCGCCTGGGGCCACCTGGCGCTGCAAGCCAGCCTGAGCGGCTGGCACACCCACGGCATGGCCGGTTTCGACAAGGCACTGGCCCGCAAGGAGCTCAAGGTGCCGGAAGGTTACGAGCTGCACGCTGCCATCGCCATCGGCAAACTCGGTGACAAGGCCAGCCTGGCCGAACACCTGCAAGCACGCGAATTGCCCAGCCCACGCCGCCCGCTGAGCGAACTGGCTGCCGAAGGCGACTTCACCCTGTAG
- the rnd gene encoding ribonuclease D yields MAIDIHWIRDDESLARQCAEWQRLPYVALDTEFMRVDTFYPIAGLIQIGDGAGAWLIDPLTIQQWQPLAQLLENPAVIKVVHACSEDLEVLLRLTGSLPAPLFDTQLAAAYLNLGFSMGYSRLVQAVLDIELPKGETRSDWLQRPLSDTQVSYAAEDAVHLAEVYEKLRPQLSDDKYAWVLEDGSELVAQLRREVDPYEIYREAKLAWKLSRQQLAVLRELCAWREREARARDLPRNRILREHSLWPLARTQPDNLGALAKIEDMHPRTVRQDGEFLLTLIKDAGSVPPEQWPPALPEPLPIEAAGVLKQLRAIGQAEGERLGIAPEVMLRKKTLEALLKSGYPDGPYQLPDTLRGWRRELMGQALLQALAGAGETP; encoded by the coding sequence GTGGCCATCGATATTCACTGGATTCGCGACGACGAAAGCCTGGCCCGGCAGTGTGCCGAATGGCAGCGTCTGCCGTACGTTGCACTCGACACCGAGTTCATGCGGGTCGACACCTTTTACCCGATAGCCGGCTTGATCCAGATTGGCGACGGCGCTGGCGCCTGGCTGATCGACCCGTTGACCATCCAGCAGTGGCAACCACTGGCGCAGTTGCTGGAAAACCCTGCCGTGATCAAGGTAGTGCATGCCTGCAGCGAAGACCTTGAAGTGCTGCTGCGTCTCACCGGCAGCCTGCCGGCGCCGCTGTTCGACACCCAGCTGGCCGCTGCCTACCTGAACCTGGGTTTCTCCATGGGCTATTCGCGCCTGGTACAGGCCGTGCTCGACATCGAGCTGCCCAAGGGCGAGACCCGTTCCGACTGGCTGCAGCGGCCGTTGTCGGACACCCAGGTCAGCTATGCCGCCGAAGACGCGGTGCACCTGGCTGAAGTCTACGAAAAGCTGCGCCCGCAATTGTCCGACGACAAGTACGCCTGGGTGCTGGAAGATGGCAGCGAACTGGTGGCGCAACTGCGCCGCGAAGTGGACCCGTACGAAATCTACCGTGAGGCCAAGCTGGCCTGGAAGCTGTCCCGTCAGCAACTGGCCGTGCTGCGCGAGCTGTGCGCCTGGCGCGAGCGCGAGGCCCGCGCCCGCGACCTGCCGCGCAACCGCATCCTGCGCGAGCATTCGTTGTGGCCCCTGGCCCGTACCCAACCGGACAACCTCGGTGCCCTGGCCAAGATCGAAGACATGCACCCGCGCACCGTGCGCCAGGACGGCGAGTTCCTGCTCACGCTGATCAAGGACGCCGGCAGCGTGCCGCCCGAGCAATGGCCGCCAGCCCTGCCTGAGCCGTTGCCGATCGAAGCGGCGGGCGTGCTCAAGCAACTGCGCGCCATCGGCCAGGCCGAAGGCGAGCGCCTGGGCATCGCCCCGGAAGTGATGCTGCGCAAGAAAACCCTCGAAGCCCTGCTCAAGAGCGGCTACCCCGACGGCCCCTATCAATTGCCTGACACACTGCGTGGCTGGCGCCGCGAGCTCATGGGCCAGGCCCTGCTCCAGGCCCTGGCAGGCGCAGGAGAGACACCATGA
- a CDS encoding D-2-hydroxyacid dehydrogenase — protein MRVLIAEQDYALYAQLLREAAPDVDVLTSGDSAELSKLAADCPVWLGQPDLLGTLLRQGHQPQWLQSTWAGITPLLLPGLPRHYRLTRAVGIFGQVMAEYMLTYMLGHEREVLARLVAQVERKWDSRPGRSLEGRRVLIVGAGDIGQRVAEFLLPFGVTLYGIASSPREQAPFVDVLGLDALGEKVGQVDYVINLLPDTPATQDIYDAALFARFNPDALFINAGRGVAVVDADLVEALKQGHLAGAVIDVCRQEPLPQRHPFWTAWGLLLTGHSSAPTSPLAMVRLFVENLRNYSAGQPLRGEVDFARGY, from the coding sequence ATGCGGGTTCTGATCGCAGAACAGGATTACGCCCTTTACGCGCAGTTGTTGCGTGAAGCGGCGCCGGACGTAGATGTTCTCACCAGCGGGGATTCGGCCGAACTGTCGAAACTGGCTGCCGACTGCCCCGTGTGGCTGGGCCAGCCAGACCTGCTGGGTACCCTGCTGCGCCAAGGGCACCAGCCCCAGTGGTTGCAGTCCACCTGGGCGGGCATCACGCCGTTGCTGTTGCCCGGCCTGCCACGCCACTACCGCTTGACCCGCGCCGTGGGCATTTTTGGCCAGGTGATGGCCGAGTACATGCTGACCTACATGCTGGGCCACGAGCGTGAGGTGCTGGCGCGCCTGGTAGCCCAGGTGGAGCGCAAGTGGGATAGCCGCCCGGGGCGCAGCCTGGAAGGGCGGCGCGTGCTGATCGTGGGTGCCGGCGACATCGGCCAGCGGGTAGCGGAGTTTCTGCTGCCCTTTGGCGTGACGCTGTATGGCATTGCCAGCAGCCCGCGTGAGCAGGCGCCCTTCGTCGACGTGCTGGGCCTGGATGCCCTGGGGGAGAAGGTGGGTCAGGTGGACTACGTGATCAACCTTCTGCCCGATACGCCGGCGACCCAGGATATCTACGACGCTGCGCTGTTCGCCCGCTTCAACCCGGATGCCTTGTTCATCAACGCCGGGCGGGGCGTGGCGGTGGTCGATGCCGACCTGGTGGAAGCGCTGAAACAAGGTCACCTGGCCGGCGCGGTGATCGATGTCTGCCGCCAGGAGCCGCTCCCCCAACGTCATCCGTTCTGGACTGCCTGGGGCCTGCTATTGACCGGGCACAGCTCGGCACCCACGTCACCCCTGGCGATGGTGCGTTTGTTCGTGGAAAACCTGCGCAACTACAGCGCTGGCCAGCCACTGCGCGGCGAAGTGGACTTCGCCCGGGGCTACTGA
- a CDS encoding YcgL domain-containing protein yields the protein MKRICSIYKSPRKNEMYLYVLKSDALARVPDGLLTVFGKPVHAFDMVLTPERTLAREDITQVLANLDSQGYHLQMPPPEEEYIEHLPEELLRRNDPV from the coding sequence ATGAAACGCATTTGCTCCATCTACAAAAGCCCGCGCAAGAACGAGATGTACCTGTATGTGCTCAAAAGCGACGCCCTGGCGCGCGTGCCCGACGGCCTGTTGACCGTGTTTGGCAAGCCCGTGCATGCCTTCGACATGGTACTGACCCCGGAACGCACCCTGGCCCGCGAAGACATTACCCAGGTGCTGGCCAACCTGGACAGCCAGGGTTACCACCTGCAGATGCCGCCGCCTGAAGAAGAGTACATCGAGCACCTGCCCGAAGAGCTGTTGCGTCGCAACGATCCGGTCTGA
- a CDS encoding YajD family HNH nuclease codes for MSSSTPHTAKLDRILAETQRERESGYRDKALKMYPHVCGRCAREFSGKRLSELTVHHRDHNHDNNPQDGSNWELLCLYCHDNEHARYTDQQYFGEGSLSSPTIAKATHNPFAALAGLMKKD; via the coding sequence ATGAGTTCGTCCACCCCCCATACCGCCAAGCTCGACCGCATCCTGGCCGAGACCCAGCGCGAGCGCGAAAGCGGCTACCGCGACAAGGCGCTGAAGATGTACCCGCACGTGTGCGGCCGCTGCGCCCGTGAGTTCTCCGGCAAGCGCCTGAGCGAACTGACCGTGCACCACCGCGACCATAACCACGACAACAATCCGCAGGACGGCTCCAATTGGGAGCTGCTGTGCCTGTACTGCCACGACAACGAGCACGCTCGTTACACCGACCAGCAGTACTTCGGCGAAGGTTCCCTGAGCAGCCCGACCATCGCCAAGGCCACCCACAACCCCTTCGCGGCCCTGGCCGGCCTGATGAAAAAGGACTGA
- a CDS encoding class I SAM-dependent methyltransferase: MSLPPSHRGSGQLYAAAPPHSGLAGRLQQWREAQLARQCLDAAGEPGLVLDLPCGSGRFWPVLAEHANRVILAADHDPDQLSLAMSGSPAALSARVAPLKASAEAISLGNNAVDCIFCMRWFHHVPSSAQRLSVLREFHRVSRDTVIISLWVDGNFRAWRRRRLEQRRLDAGQGSDRHNRFVVPRAQIEAEFRQAGFAIVDHHDLVPGYAMWRTYVLRKA, encoded by the coding sequence ATGTCGTTGCCACCTTCGCACCGCGGTTCCGGTCAACTGTACGCTGCAGCACCGCCCCATTCGGGCCTGGCCGGACGCCTGCAACAATGGCGTGAAGCCCAGTTGGCGCGCCAGTGCCTGGATGCCGCCGGGGAGCCCGGGCTGGTGTTGGACCTGCCCTGTGGCAGCGGTCGTTTCTGGCCGGTGCTGGCGGAACACGCCAACCGCGTCATTCTCGCCGCCGACCATGACCCCGACCAGCTCAGCCTGGCCATGAGCGGCTCACCTGCCGCGCTGTCCGCCCGGGTGGCCCCGCTCAAGGCCAGCGCCGAGGCCATCAGCCTGGGCAACAACGCGGTGGACTGCATTTTCTGCATGCGCTGGTTCCACCATGTGCCCAGCAGCGCGCAACGCCTCAGCGTGTTGCGCGAATTCCACCGGGTCAGCCGGGACACGGTGATCATTTCCCTGTGGGTGGACGGCAACTTCCGCGCCTGGCGTCGGCGCCGGCTGGAGCAGCGCCGCCTCGATGCCGGGCAGGGCAGTGACCGCCACAACCGATTCGTGGTACCCCGGGCGCAGATCGAAGCCGAATTTCGCCAGGCGGGGTTCGCCATTGTCGACCATCATGACCTGGTCCCGGGCTACGCCATGTGGCGGACCTACGTGCTGCGCAAGGCTTGA
- the mntA gene encoding type VII toxin-antitoxin system MntA family adenylyltransferase antitoxin produces MNMEKIIERLQQRLPALQAIYCFGSQSSGHAGPDSDLDLAVLLPTSADPVALWELAGELADLAGCAVDLVDLRSASTIMQFQVITTGERLWGQNLAAGLFECFVVSEKWALDAARAGVLSDILKDGSVYGR; encoded by the coding sequence ATGAACATGGAAAAGATTATTGAAAGGCTCCAACAGCGTTTGCCAGCGTTGCAGGCTATCTATTGTTTTGGCAGCCAGTCCAGCGGCCATGCCGGGCCCGATAGCGATCTAGACCTTGCGGTGCTGCTGCCGACGTCGGCTGACCCTGTCGCACTCTGGGAGTTGGCAGGGGAGCTTGCCGATTTGGCGGGGTGTGCGGTCGACCTTGTCGATTTGCGCTCTGCGAGTACGATCATGCAGTTTCAGGTCATCACCACTGGAGAGCGGCTCTGGGGTCAGAACTTGGCCGCCGGGCTGTTCGAGTGCTTCGTCGTCAGTGAGAAATGGGCGCTCGATGCCGCCAGGGCAGGAGTGTTGTCGGATATCTTGAAGGACGGAAGCGTTTATGGTCGATGA
- a CDS encoding sensor histidine kinase, which translates to MSENNSGLDFSMVIASIVHDMKNSLSSVMTAHGKWSQSLPEAQRDTPERGVIDYEFANLNGMMVQLLGLYKLGVNQLPLRPEYHEMDDFIEAQLAWHQEVLGSRGISASYDVDVLCPLGFFDRELVGSVVANVIINAIRFARGAIHISAWEEDGQLVLGINDDGPGYPPALIESQSAYVQGINSVSGSTGLGLYFAARIAERHERNGVVGRVELANGGTLGGGYFKLYLP; encoded by the coding sequence ATGAGCGAAAACAACAGCGGCCTGGACTTTTCCATGGTCATCGCTTCCATCGTGCATGACATGAAGAACTCCCTGTCGTCGGTCATGACCGCCCACGGCAAGTGGTCCCAGAGCCTGCCCGAAGCCCAGCGCGACACCCCGGAGCGTGGGGTCATCGACTACGAATTCGCCAACCTCAACGGCATGATGGTGCAACTGCTGGGGCTGTACAAGCTGGGGGTCAACCAGTTGCCGCTGCGCCCCGAATACCACGAGATGGACGACTTCATCGAAGCGCAGTTGGCCTGGCACCAGGAAGTGCTGGGCAGCCGCGGCATCAGCGCCAGCTATGACGTGGACGTGCTGTGCCCGCTGGGGTTTTTCGATCGCGAGCTGGTGGGCTCGGTAGTGGCCAACGTGATCATCAACGCTATCCGCTTTGCCCGTGGGGCCATTCACATCAGTGCGTGGGAGGAGGACGGGCAATTGGTACTGGGCATCAACGATGACGGTCCCGGCTACCCGCCAGCCCTGATCGAGTCGCAGTCGGCCTATGTGCAGGGCATCAACTCGGTCAGCGGCAGCACCGGCCTTGGCCTGTATTTTGCCGCGCGCATTGCCGAGCGCCATGAGCGCAACGGCGTGGTGGGGCGGGTGGAACTGGCGAACGGTGGCACGTTGGGCGGCGGTTACTTCAAGCTCTACCTGCCCTGA
- the yiaY gene encoding L-threonine dehydrogenase encodes MSSTFFIPSVNMMGIGSLDEAVVAIRKYGFRKALIVTDAGLAKAGVADKVAGLLAEQDINATLFDGAQPNPTVSNVENGLAALKQSGSDFIISLGGGSPHDCAKGIALCATNGGHISEYEGVDQSAKPQLPLIAINTTAGTASEMTRFCIITDETRHVKMAIVDRNVTPLLSVNDPALMAKMPKGLTAATGMDALTHAVEAYVSTAATPITDACALKAVQLIAANLRTAVAQGDDMTARENMAYAQFLAGMAFNNASLGYVHAMAHQLGGFYDLPHGVCNAVLLPHVESFNASVCPARLKDVATAMGVDTQGLDDEKGAAAAIAAIRALSADIGIPGGLAELGAKADDIPTLAANAMKDACGFTNPRTATQGEIEQIFHTAM; translated from the coding sequence ATGAGCAGCACTTTCTTCATTCCCTCCGTGAACATGATGGGTATCGGCAGCCTCGACGAAGCAGTGGTCGCCATTCGCAAATATGGCTTTCGCAAGGCCCTGATCGTCACCGATGCTGGCCTGGCCAAGGCCGGAGTGGCCGACAAGGTGGCGGGCCTGCTGGCCGAGCAAGACATCAATGCCACCCTCTTCGACGGCGCCCAGCCCAACCCCACCGTAAGCAACGTCGAGAACGGTCTGGCCGCGCTGAAACAGTCGGGCAGCGATTTCATCATTTCCCTGGGCGGTGGTTCGCCCCACGACTGCGCCAAAGGCATCGCCCTGTGCGCCACCAACGGCGGCCATATCAGTGAGTACGAAGGTGTCGACCAGTCGGCCAAGCCGCAACTGCCGTTGATTGCCATCAATACCACGGCCGGCACGGCCAGCGAGATGACCCGGTTCTGCATCATCACCGATGAAACCCGCCACGTGAAGATGGCCATCGTCGACCGCAACGTCACGCCGCTGCTGTCGGTGAACGACCCTGCGCTGATGGCCAAGATGCCCAAGGGGCTCACCGCGGCCACCGGCATGGACGCCCTGACCCACGCCGTGGAGGCCTATGTTTCCACCGCCGCCACGCCGATCACCGACGCCTGCGCACTCAAGGCAGTGCAGCTGATTGCCGCCAACCTGCGCACGGCCGTGGCCCAGGGCGACGACATGACCGCCCGGGAAAACATGGCCTATGCGCAGTTCCTGGCGGGCATGGCCTTCAACAACGCCTCCCTGGGCTACGTGCATGCCATGGCCCACCAGCTGGGTGGTTTCTATGACCTGCCCCATGGGGTGTGCAACGCGGTGCTGCTGCCCCACGTGGAAAGCTTCAACGCCAGCGTCTGCCCGGCGCGCCTGAAAGACGTTGCCACGGCCATGGGCGTCGACACCCAGGGGCTGGACGATGAAAAGGGCGCCGCCGCCGCGATCGCCGCCATTCGCGCGTTGTCCGCCGACATTGGTATTCCCGGTGGGCTGGCCGAGTTGGGCGCCAAGGCGGATGACATTCCTACCTTGGCCGCGAATGCGATGAAGGATGCGTGCGGCTTCACCAACCCGCGCACCGCCACCCAGGGCGAGATCGAGCAGATCTTCCATACCGCGATGTAA
- a CDS encoding spermidine synthase, producing the protein MKRFVLLDTTPIPDNGGALCLFEYGEDFVIKIQGGDGGQLMNTRMHGSEDALAEIPCRKVAGRPNSRVLIGGLGMGFTLASALKHLGKSAEVVVAELVPGVVQWNHGPLGEKAGMPVLDPRTTIVQEDVAKVLQNEPQGFDAIMLDVDNGPEGLTQKANSWLYSSGGLAACGRALRPKGILAVWSASADRQFNDRLRKAGFKAEEVQVYAHGNKGTRHTIWICEKLKG; encoded by the coding sequence ATGAAACGCTTTGTACTGCTGGACACCACGCCCATCCCCGACAACGGCGGTGCCCTGTGCCTGTTCGAATACGGCGAGGATTTCGTCATCAAGATCCAGGGCGGCGACGGCGGCCAACTGATGAACACGCGCATGCACGGCTCCGAGGACGCGCTGGCCGAAATCCCTTGCCGCAAAGTGGCCGGGCGGCCGAATTCACGGGTACTGATCGGCGGCCTGGGCATGGGCTTCACCCTGGCCTCGGCGCTCAAGCACCTGGGCAAGAGCGCCGAAGTGGTGGTGGCCGAACTGGTGCCTGGCGTGGTGCAGTGGAACCACGGGCCGCTCGGGGAGAAGGCCGGCATGCCGGTGCTGGACCCGCGCACCACCATCGTTCAGGAAGACGTGGCCAAGGTGCTGCAAAACGAGCCCCAGGGCTTTGATGCCATCATGCTCGACGTCGATAATGGCCCCGAGGGCCTGACCCAGAAGGCCAACTCCTGGCTCTATTCCAGCGGCGGCCTCGCAGCCTGCGGCCGCGCCTTGCGGCCCAAGGGCATCCTGGCGGTGTGGTCGGCCAGTGCCGACCGCCAGTTCAACGACCGCCTGCGCAAGGCCGGCTTCAAGGCCGAAGAGGTGCAGGTGTATGCCCATGGCAACAAGGGTACGCGGCACACCATCTGGATCTGCGAAAAGCTCAAGGGCTAA
- a CDS encoding cyclic nucleotide-binding domain-containing protein, producing MPDPTYLNNEIRDMLMDCGLFNQLLPADFAAASGYFIITSIAQGEEIFHEGDAGTFMCIIHRGTVTVRKTGADEQPVDVASLRKGRAFGEMAVLDGERRSATCVAASDCQLLNLGKDSLDKMLNDAPKIAAKIIRALAVSMSKRLRMVDGQLLSQHP from the coding sequence ATGCCAGATCCGACCTACCTGAATAACGAAATCCGCGACATGCTCATGGACTGCGGGTTGTTCAACCAACTGCTGCCGGCGGACTTCGCTGCCGCTTCCGGCTATTTCATCATCACCAGCATTGCCCAGGGCGAGGAAATCTTCCATGAGGGCGATGCGGGGACATTCATGTGCATCATTCACCGCGGCACCGTGACCGTGCGCAAGACCGGTGCCGACGAGCAGCCGGTGGACGTCGCCAGCCTGCGCAAGGGCCGGGCGTTCGGCGAGATGGCGGTGCTGGACGGCGAACGACGCTCGGCCACCTGCGTGGCGGCCAGTGACTGTCAATTGCTCAACTTGGGCAAGGACTCGTTGGACAAGATGCTCAACGATGCGCCGAAAATCGCCGCGAAGATCATCCGCGCCCTGGCGGTGTCCATGTCCAAGCGCTTGCGCATGGTGGATGGCCAACTGCTCTCCCAGCACCCCTGA
- a CDS encoding glycosyltransferase family 39 protein, with protein MNAQKEPPLIELQRLPRQAWLRLLGQAPAGLWFWPIMLLATLARLYQLTASAIWCDEGSSLVISAYPPSQIWAHAGHDVHPPLYYLVLHGWMALFGNGLFSIRVISALPGIVSVGLGVWLTQLAAGRRAALLGGLMLALLPIAVHYSQEIRMYPLMGMWLMGATLALVYWVKHPRRNGFLVAYVLLMTASFYTHYFTSLCVLAHWAYLALLRGGGNRLVQRPAWWLANVAIVALYVPWIPSLADLVQHVPELAAGNDVGWISDVTLGSLPSMVWQYLILSDGFDLPVALFAGLPLLLGAIVGWVLYSDRHPLRLPSLLVIYSTLPLLVIFLISFKTPLLVDRYMMFSAMGLPLVLGIAADRLARHSRKLALTAVIAFVAVQAVGLQRNYDVDDDQFDKMVAFVNQRYQAGDRIVVSDLFWYFGYLYYNTTGAEPLLYTPPKADGSSGRPTDYGFGNLVDEEAERIYVDALNDLPRDHQRVWLISGTGDTDDFASIPSQWRKVDQTVVGDTEARLYERP; from the coding sequence ATGAACGCCCAGAAAGAGCCGCCCCTCATCGAACTGCAGCGCCTGCCGCGCCAGGCCTGGCTGCGGCTGCTGGGCCAGGCACCGGCCGGCCTGTGGTTCTGGCCGATCATGCTGCTGGCCACCCTGGCGCGCCTGTACCAGCTGACGGCTTCGGCGATCTGGTGCGACGAAGGCTCCAGCCTGGTGATCAGCGCCTACCCTCCCTCGCAGATCTGGGCCCACGCCGGCCATGACGTACACCCCCCACTGTATTACCTGGTCCTACATGGCTGGATGGCCCTGTTCGGCAACGGCCTGTTTTCCATTCGGGTGATCAGCGCCCTGCCCGGCATCGTCAGTGTGGGCCTGGGGGTGTGGCTGACGCAGCTGGCAGCCGGGCGGCGCGCGGCGTTGCTGGGCGGGCTGATGCTGGCACTGTTGCCGATCGCCGTGCACTACAGCCAGGAAATTCGCATGTACCCGTTGATGGGCATGTGGCTGATGGGTGCCACCCTGGCGCTCGTCTATTGGGTAAAGCACCCGCGCCGCAACGGTTTCCTGGTGGCGTACGTGCTGCTGATGACCGCCAGTTTCTACACCCATTACTTCACCAGCCTGTGCGTGCTGGCCCATTGGGCGTACCTGGCGCTGTTGCGTGGCGGGGGCAACCGGCTGGTTCAGCGCCCGGCGTGGTGGCTGGCCAACGTGGCCATCGTGGCACTGTATGTGCCCTGGATCCCCAGCCTGGCCGACCTGGTGCAGCACGTGCCGGAACTGGCCGCCGGCAACGACGTAGGCTGGATCAGTGACGTGACCCTGGGCTCGCTGCCCTCCATGGTCTGGCAATACCTGATCCTCAGCGACGGCTTCGACCTGCCGGTGGCGTTGTTCGCTGGCCTGCCTTTGCTGCTGGGCGCTATCGTCGGGTGGGTGCTGTACAGCGATCGGCATCCCCTGCGGCTGCCGTCGCTGCTGGTGATCTACAGCACGCTGCCGTTACTGGTGATCTTCCTGATCTCGTTCAAGACACCCTTGCTGGTGGACCGCTACATGATGTTCTCGGCCATGGGCCTGCCCTTGGTGCTGGGCATCGCCGCCGACCGCCTGGCTCGTCATTCGCGCAAGCTGGCGCTGACCGCGGTGATCGCATTCGTTGCCGTGCAAGCGGTGGGGCTGCAGCGCAACTATGACGTGGACGATGACCAGTTCGACAAGATGGTGGCGTTCGTCAACCAGCGCTATCAAGCGGGCGACCGCATCGTGGTCAGCGACCTGTTCTGGTATTTCGGCTACCTGTACTACAACACCACGGGCGCCGAACCGCTGCTCTACACGCCGCCCAAGGCGGACGGCAGCAGCGGCCGTCCGACTGACTACGGCTTCGGCAACCTGGTGGATGAAGAGGCTGAGCGGATCTACGTGGATGCCCTGAACGACCTGCCCCGGGACCACCAACGGGTGTGGTTGATCAGCGGTACTGGTGACACCGACGACTTCGCCTCGATCCCCTCCCAGTGGCGCAAGGTTGACCAGACCGTGGTCGGCGACACTGAGGCACGGCTATACGAACGGCCTTGA
- a CDS encoding RNA methyltransferase — protein MANKRYSCIGLFNPKSPENVGSVMRAAGCYGVNSVFYTGKRYERARDFVTDTKRIHYDIPLIGIDDLQKIIPLGCTPVAVELVEGARPLPEYTHPDRAIYIFGPEDGSLDQSVRDWCEDTIYIPTEGCMNLAATVNVVLYDRMAKGLNTRSGPKFK, from the coding sequence GTGGCCAACAAGCGTTACAGCTGCATCGGTCTGTTCAACCCCAAATCCCCTGAAAACGTCGGCTCGGTCATGCGAGCCGCCGGCTGCTATGGCGTGAATTCGGTGTTCTACACCGGCAAGCGTTACGAGCGGGCCCGGGACTTTGTCACCGACACCAAGCGCATCCACTATGACATCCCGCTGATCGGCATCGACGACCTGCAGAAGATCATCCCCCTGGGCTGCACGCCCGTGGCCGTCGAGTTGGTGGAAGGCGCGCGCCCACTGCCCGAGTACACCCACCCGGACCGTGCCATCTACATCTTCGGCCCCGAAGACGGCTCCCTGGACCAGAGCGTGCGCGACTGGTGCGAAGACACCATCTACATCCCCACCGAGGGCTGCATGAACCTGGCGGCGACGGTGAACGTTGTGCTGTATGACCGCATGGCCAAGGGCTTGAATACCCGCTCCGGGCCGAAATTCAAATAG
- a CDS encoding YcgN family cysteine cluster protein has protein sequence MATHIDPFWRTKTLDQLTPVEWESLCDGCGLCCLQKLEDEDDHSVYYTRIACQLLDLKTCQCTDYPNRKAKVPDCIQLTPGQADQFKWLPPTCGYRLVSERKDLPSWHHLVCGDRKRVHKKHISQSGRMLSEKDVDEDDWEDYLIFRAG, from the coding sequence ATGGCTACGCATATCGACCCCTTCTGGCGCACCAAGACCCTCGACCAGCTCACCCCGGTGGAGTGGGAGTCGCTGTGCGATGGCTGCGGGTTATGCTGCTTGCAGAAACTGGAAGATGAAGACGATCACAGCGTCTACTACACCCGCATCGCCTGCCAATTGCTGGACCTCAAGACCTGTCAGTGCACCGACTACCCCAACCGCAAGGCCAAGGTCCCGGACTGCATCCAGCTCACCCCAGGGCAGGCCGACCAGTTCAAATGGCTGCCGCCGACCTGCGGTTACCGGCTGGTCAGCGAGCGCAAGGACCTTCCCAGCTGGCACCACCTGGTGTGTGGTGACCGCAAGCGCGTGCACAAGAAGCACATCTCCCAGTCGGGGCGCATGCTCAGTGAGAAGGATGTGGACGAGGATGACTGGGAAGACTACCTGATCTTCCGCGCCGGCTGA